AAGTGGAGCAGGTTTCTATTGTTAAACCGGCGGTGCCGCCGAACAAACCTTCCAACATTCCATCTAAATTGATCATTGTATCGACCGGACTGGTCATCGGATTGATCATTGGCATTGTGTTTGCTTTTATGGCCGAAGTGTTTGACACCTCTATGGGCCGAATCGAGGATGTAGAAGAGTTGTTACAGGTGCCGGTGCTGGGTGTCATCCCGCTCCTGCAGAGTGAAGAAACTGATAAAAAAAATGGCGGCAAGCGCAGGGAACCGGAAAGGACGCGGACGCGTGATCTGGTGACGCACTTCAAACCCGGTTCGATGGGCGCAGAGGCCTTCCGTGCTCTGAGGACCAACCTACAGTTTTTGCGGGTGGAAACCAAGGGGAAATCGTACCTGATTACCAGTGCTTTCGTGCAGGAGGGGAAAACCGTTAATGCCATTAACCTGGCCCTGATTATGGCCCAGGCCGGCAACAAAGTGCTGCTGGTAGATGGTGATTTGCGCAAGCCACTGGTCAACAAGTATTATGGACTGCCCATTTCTCCGGGACTGACGGATTATGTTCTGGGAAATTACCACTGGAATGAAGTCACCAATGCCATCTCCGACATCATGCTCGGTGATTTTGGAATTGACGACATCCTGAGAACGCCGGGCATGGATACGCTGCACATCATAACGGCCGGGACCAAACCGCCGAATCCATCTGAAATTCTAACATCCCATCGCTTCAAAAAGTTCTTAAAAGAAGCCGGAAGCGCCTATGATTTCATTTTTATTGATGCACCGCCGGTGATGCCGGTGGCCGATGCTTCGGATATTGCAACCCTGGTAGACGGGGTCATCCTGGTTTACATGACCGGCAAAATCGGAAGGGGTGTGTTAAAGCGGGTCAAGGGCAATCTTGAAAATGTCGATGCCAAGTTAACCGGTGTCATTTTAAACAAAGTAAAATCAGATGCGGGGCCAGAATACTACCAGTATCATTCCTATTACTATTATGGGAATGAATCTACAGCTAAAAAAGAAAAGCAAATAAAAAACCCCAACAAATCAAATAAAATTAAACCCAAAAGAAAAGTTGCCAGCTCATAGCATTTATTCTTCATGTGACATTTCTATTCTATTTTTAGATTTCAGGAAATAATTGTGCGACCCAATATCCTACTGGTCTGCTTTATTGCTCTGTCCCTCATTGCGAGTTTTCTGATCTCGCAATTTTCGTCTTCTATTGTCATCATCATAGCTCTCGTGGCTGCTATATTTGTTATTTCTTTTATCAATGTTGAGTGGGGTCTGTATATCCTGATATTTTCAATGCTGTTGAGCCCGGAACTCAACGTCGCTGAGACTTCCGGTGGATCATTGCAGAGGGGTGTTACGCTGCGGTTCGAAGATTTTTTGCTGGTTATCATTGGTTTTAGCTGGTTTGCCAGAACTGCCGTCGACAAAGAAATCGGTCTCTTCCTAAAAACACCATTGAATAAACCCATATTCATTTACATACTTGCCTGTCTGGTGCCGACAGGCATTGGCATTTTAGCGGGAACAGTGGATGCTAAAACCGGGCCTTTATTTGTATTAAAGTACATCGAATATTTTATTGTTTATTTTATGGTGGTCAATCATCTAAAGAGCAGCGATCAGGTAAAACGCTTTGTTTTTTGCCTTTTGCTGACCTGCTTTATTACATCCGCTATTGGAATTCTTCAAATTCCGACTGGAGAGCGTGTCAGTGCCCCGTTTGAAGGCGAAATCGGTGAGCCCAATACCTTTGGCGGCTATCTTTTGTTATTGGGTTCAATGACGGCTGGCCTATTGCTAAAGTCAGAAAGCGCAAGGTCTAAACAGTTGTATCTGTTTTTGATTATCGCGATCATACCCGCTTTTCTGTTTACCCAATCCCGTACTTCATATCTGGGTTTAGTTGCGACATGTTTTGCTTTTGCAATGCTTAGCAAACATCGCATCATTATTACGGGATTTTTAACTCTGGCTCTTCTATCAAGTCCATTGTTTCTTCCCCAGGAAGTTAAGGATCGCGTACTTTATACATTTACACAACCCGAGGAAGCCGGTCAGGTCCAGATCGGGGATGTCCAGCTGGATACATCGACATCTGCCAGAATAGCAAGTTTACAAAAGCTTCTGTCAGACTGGCCCAAGAAACCGATAATTGGTTACGGTGTTACCGGTTATAATTTCTTAGACGCTCAATATCCCCGAGTGCTTATCGAAACCGGTTTATTGGGACTAATGGCCTTCCTGTACCTTGTGTTTTCTGTTTTGAAAATGGCTATAGACTGTATGAAGACCGTAAAAATACCATACTATAAGGGGCTTGCGTTAGGATTTTTGGCTGGCTATGTTGGGCTTTTAGTCCATGCAATCGGAGCCAATACCTTCATAATTGTACGGATCATGGAGCCTTTCTGGTTTATTGCCGGCATCATCGCTGTTCTACCCACTCTGGAACGGCAGCACCAGGAGCAGGCTCAGGAACAAGAATCACCCGCTCCCAGGCTTGCCACCGTTAGATGATCTATCACCATTCCTCATTTTGAAACTCCGAATTCTAACTATCATCATAAAATAAAAAAACAGAATCTAAGCTGTGCTGCATAACGGCGTACAATCGTTAAACAACTTTCACATTAAACCGATCTGCAGAGGTTAAGTTATCTCACTATATTGATATTTTAAGAAGGTTTATGATAGAGAGTTGCGGTCACTTTACCACTGGACTCGCCATGTGTGTCTACGATCAATAAATAAAAAGGGGTTAGGTATGCGCAGAAAAGAAAAGGAAATCACCGATAAAACTGAAATGGATGCCATTATACGTGATTCACAGGTTTGCCGGCTGGGATTGGCGGATGCAGGCGTGGCTTACATTGTGCCGCTGTGCTTTGGTTATGATGGCAATCATTTGTATTTCCATTCGGCCCGGGAAGGTCGAAAAATTGAGATCTTAAACCGCAATAACCGGGTGTGTTTTGAATTTGAGGTCAACACGAAGATCAACCCCGGTAAAA
The sequence above is drawn from the Desulfobacterales bacterium genome and encodes:
- a CDS encoding O-antigen ligase family protein; this translates as MRPNILLVCFIALSLIASFLISQFSSSIVIIIALVAAIFVISFINVEWGLYILIFSMLLSPELNVAETSGGSLQRGVTLRFEDFLLVIIGFSWFARTAVDKEIGLFLKTPLNKPIFIYILACLVPTGIGILAGTVDAKTGPLFVLKYIEYFIVYFMVVNHLKSSDQVKRFVFCLLLTCFITSAIGILQIPTGERVSAPFEGEIGEPNTFGGYLLLLGSMTAGLLLKSESARSKQLYLFLIIAIIPAFLFTQSRTSYLGLVATCFAFAMLSKHRIIITGFLTLALLSSPLFLPQEVKDRVLYTFTQPEEAGQVQIGDVQLDTSTSARIASLQKLLSDWPKKPIIGYGVTGYNFLDAQYPRVLIETGLLGLMAFLYLVFSVLKMAIDCMKTVKIPYYKGLALGFLAGYVGLLVHAIGANTFIIVRIMEPFWFIAGIIAVLPTLERQHQEQAQEQESPAPRLATVR
- a CDS encoding pyridoxamine 5'-phosphate oxidase family protein → MRRKEKEITDKTEMDAIIRDSQVCRLGLADAGVAYIVPLCFGYDGNHLYFHSAREGRKIEILNRNNRVCFEFEVNTKINPGKTACAWGMNFRSVIGYGTASFVEDSAEKCRALDIIMGQYADGDFEYADKALSKTLVIKVEIHSMTGKKSD